The window ctttggaggggcccgacCCCTACGTTGAGCCCCACTGGCCTAATCTCACTAACTGTACATGAAGTATTTGAAAGTATCTGAGTTGAAGCATTGGATTCAGTGGTGGGAGAGAAAACATGGATCAGTGCCTCCCCAGCAgctagtgatgatgatgattttcattCACTTGGTGGAAGAAGAATTCAGATACTTTACTCAAGTAAATCAGCAAAACTGCAATACTCCATTAAAAGTACAAGTCTTATCAAGGTATTATCAGAAAATATACTGAAAGTATGTCAGTAAAAGTGTTCATTACACGAGCAGATTTGACCTGTTACATTATGATATATGAGCACATTTGATTATGAGCACTGCTGAGCAGTTTGATCAGGATCAATAAGTTGTATTTTCTAAgctgattgtgtgttttgtgtgtaaaggATGAATGTGAAAGGTAAACAGTAACTGTTGTTGTtgactgaatgaatgcagaggagcagaaagcTCAATGTTTCCTCGGACATGTGGAAACTCCTCTGCAGGCAATCACAGCCGACTCACTGCCGCCATCTAGTGTTCAAAAATCCAACTCCCCTAAAGAAAGCATGAAACGGGTACATAAGAAGAATTTTATTCAGTGTtaatacaataaatatacaAAACTCAAACTAGTCAACATGCGACTGAAGGTGAAACCAGAGTGCATCTTTAAAGTACAGCAAAATTTAGAGCAAACAGCCGACGTCTGGAAATCgtacaaaacatacaaacatcCTTCTACTCGTCTTCAataatttcattaaaatattGGAGTTAGAGATGCTTCTGGAAACTTTAATTTCCTTCTCAGTGTTTCTACCACAAACCATGTTGATTATGAAGCACAGCTTAAAGCCACAGTCGAGCAACAGTACATCAAACAGGCCAAAGACTCCAAGCAGTGAATACCTGAAACTGACAGATCACCCAAAATCACAACATAAAAATGTCTCCAGTATCAAACACTGCATGTCGGCGGGAGAGGAGGCTGTTTGAAGTCTGACAGAGACGGATGCGTCCGATCGACCTCAGATTTCAAAGGAAAAGAGATCAAACAATTGATTGGTCAATCAGTTGGTCGACATGAAATTAAGCGACAATTGATTAGTCTCTGCAgcaatgctagcagctctgtgaggctgttagctacatgctaacacgctcacaatgACGCCGCTAACATGCTACTgcttagcaggtataatgtttacagAGGCACCATCTCAGTTTagtgaaaatgtctttgaaacACCCAGTCTTTGACCATAATACTGGACGATTTGAAATCTCGAGCTGGGTAGAAATTTAAGGGATCAAACGGCAAACTTCCAGAAGTTGTGGAGATATTTCGCTGAAATCACAAATGCGAACTTCATGGAGGCGTTGGAGCAGAactcatcctctggggaacgTGAATGTTTCTCTAACAGTAAATATCTGTTGATATTTCAGTGAGGACCAAAGCATGGACGGACCCAGCGGTCCCACTCTGCCTCACGCACACTCAACATCTTTGCTCGTCATTAGCCCTGCAGCCTACAGGGGGAGTGTTTGATACTTCACAAATGAGATTTTGGGTGGCACATCATGTTAAGGAAGTAAACCTAAACACTTCCTGAAAACAGATTCAGAGGACAGCAGAAAGTAGAAGGCAAGGCAGTGAACTGGAATGCACAGCATTCATCTTCAATACAAAGTCCCTCCACCGGGGGGCAGCagtgcagaaaacagcaaaaccgatcagagagctgctgcttgCGCATTAACCGACAACTACCGAGAACGAGATGACCTCCGTTTGTCCaacaataaattaatttaaaaagtaGTGATTGGGCTGATAAATTAGAGGATGGCTCAGAAACACAGGAAGCCACAGAACTGGAAGGTGGTGGATGGTGGAAATGCCCAGCTACATCAGAATCTGTctacagaggacagacaggcacacaaacattcatttagttggccacacacacacacacacacacacacacacacgcacacacacacacacacacacacacacacacacacacacacacacacacacacacacacacacacacacacacaaggctggTTGAGAGGTGGTGGGAGTGCAGCGAGGGTCTCAGAGTCCGTGATGGGAGTGCACACGGCCGGGCAGGCAGAAGAGGACAGAAACGAGCCGGGTCCGGGTCCCCTGGATACCCGACCTCACATCAACCACCTCCATATTGTCAGGAGGTGGGGGGGCAGTCGGCTCAAgtggagcagagatggagggagaaggggGATGGGGGTTGGACGGAGAGATGAGCGAGCTCTGCGGGCCAATCAGATCTGCTCCTTGAAGGTTCCCTGCGCAGCCCTGGAGGCGGCATTAGCAGCGGCCGCCTGGACCGTCTTGTTGGACATGACGCCTGTTGCGAACTCCTGCTGCGCCCTCTCGAAGCTGGCGCCGGTGGTCCGGTACATCGCGTGGAcctgatgaggatgaggagggaggaagagatgaatTACATCTGAAGGGACTTTAATAGAGGTCACTTaatcttcctctttgtttgttttgcgtCTACCTTCTTGAACATGATGAGGGACATGACAGCCAGTGAGGTAAAGAGAGCGGCGATGAGGATCATTATGATGCCCACCGGGACGCTCCGGTTCAGGCCGGTCAGAGCTGAGATCCACCCGCTACAGACAACAACGTCATTACAGGGTCAAGTTACTGAGGCTTGTGTCAAAAATCATGTTCTAATCATTGATGCTGATTTGGTAAGAGCACTAAAAATGACTGAACATTTAATTTCACGTTGCTGTGTCTCTTCTCGTCCTGCCTTCTCACCTGGCGCCCCAGCCGGCGATGCCGATGCACTGCAGAACGTAGACGCCAAACTGACAGATGTACACGAAGAAGAAAACGAAGAACCTGAATGAACTGTCGCTCCtgcagaaagagggaaaacaggACATGAAGACCACAGACGACGGAGCGGAGGAGCTCTTTGTTCGCACGTCCACGATGAACACGCGTGTGAACATGTACCTGAACGCTCCGTACAGCGGTCTGTACCAGCAGACGAAGGAACACGGCGTGAAGAGCATGAACCAGAGGATGGACAGGCCGAAGTCCACCCCGCGGTAGGCGTCCACACAGAACCAGGCCAGGCAGCCCACCATGTTCGCAAGCAGCGTCCCCGTGTGAACTGAatatgagcaggaggagggaaatatgtctctgtgtctttaatATTGTCTCTTTACCTCCAGTCGGTACGGGACGATACCCGGACAACCCCAAAACACATGATCTGCTTTGTTTGCATCTCGTATCTGACAGTGCTGCACGCTCATATTTCAACCTGTAACACCGCGCAGGaatgagagcagagcacacaaatgcacatttaataATTCATCATTACCATGTTCATGGGTCCTCAGAGCGACTGCACGGCTAAAGGCGCCGCTCGCTAACGGCCTGTGAAAGTGAAGCGCTTTACGTCCCGGCGTGAAACATGACATCCGCCTGCTGGTCGGGGGCGGCGCCAATGTGTCCTCAACATCTTCTCTGCTTCGGCTCGGAAAGGAAATCCAGTTCGCTGGAGTTACTCCAAGGAATTCATCAGACAGCGAGGAAACGAGCCAGGGAGAAATGTGAGCGTATCCGAGCCGACCTTCACGCCATCATCTGACCGAGTCACTGCAGCGGCCGCATGACGGCACCATGTGACCATGTGCCGCCGTCACGCGGCCGCTCAACGTCACCTGAACTACAGAAGGGAGCTGTGAGTGAGCAgcagttggggggggggggggcgcgtTATCATGAGCAATGTGACGCGGAACGATCCTGATAATCAACGCTATGAATGACGACAATGAACATGCCCCGCCACATTAAAAGCATCAGAGAGGTAAGATGACTTCAAACGGATTCTTTTGGGGATGTCTTTGTTCTCTTCACTCACTTCCTCCGTGGACAAATTCGCTGCCCTGGGACGAACACGTGGCCATAAATGCAGCGGCCATGCTGCACATCAGAAATAAAGGCATAAAAGCAGCCACTCACACATCCAGAGGTAATACATGATCTTGACCGTCTTCTGAAACTCTACGGGGATGTCCACGGTGATGTCGTGGTAGAAACATGGACCCACGGGGAGCATCTCCGGGAGGGGCGGCCAGTTGTTCTTCCTGCCTGAAACAGGACGAGACGAGCCGTCAGAGAAATGCGAGATCAGGGTTTCCATCGCGCTCGTCAGGAAGGATTACGGACTGTCGCTCGAACACATGTTTTATACTAACCGGCTGCCTGGATTcttgtgagcatgttaacaaTTAAAACACCTTTGAGTAAACTCATCTCATGGTTGGCAGTGAGAtgaggcagttagcttagcttagcataacaacTGTAACAGCAGGGTGAACAGCTGGGCTGGCTCTCTACTAATGAACCACTATTACTATCCACGCCATTTCTTTGCCGGCTGCAGTACCATTTCGAGGTGCTGGTggtacagagccaggctagctggtcccccctgcttccagtctttatgctaagctaagctaagcgccCCGTCTGGATTGGATTTTTGGGTGTGGACAGCTGTGATCTGACACTGACCTCCTGAAGCGCTGAGCGACTGCATCTCTCGCTCACGGCGGTCCAGCTCTGCCgccttcctctccagctcctcctgtctcctcaacagctcagcagctcctcgcgactgctcctacacacacacacacacacacacacacacacacacacacacacacacacacacacacacacacacacacacacacacacacacacacacacacgcacgcacacacgcacacacaggttagagtacagcagtgtgtgtcaggctgtCTGCTCGATGACTTTTTTTCTACTTTCGGAATAAAAATGTGGACGGGCAGCaccagcaggaggacagacatcACAACAGCATGTTCCCGGGAGCAATGACTAGAAAGGAGGCGCACCGTCACAAgttatttctctctgtgtccctcggAGAACCAGCCTCCTGCAGAGCGACTTTTCTGTCCACAAACTCAGCGTGAAACCAGCTGTCATGTTAACGGGTTTTCTGCCATCGACGCTGGACTGAGCCCATGAGAAGAGTCTGAGTCTGCTTCCTGATGCAGACCGACACACCGCGTGATCAGCACAGGGCGATGTCTCTCAGTGGACCACAGAGCAGAAAGCTACAGGAGATGAGGCTGTTTTTGGCTGGACGAGGTCTGGTCGTGGTCAGTCCTACCTGTGTCTGAGGCTGTGAGTAGGCCGGAGGCTCCTCTGTGGGTTTCATGATGGCGGGCTGTGTGTTGATGGCGGGTGCTGCGGTCTTGGGCGCCATACCTGCAGGCGTCTGTGGAggaaacatgcagacagacaggtgtttGCCTCCAGTTCATCAGGATCTGCAGTGCTGAGCTTCTGAGTTTAACGTGGAGGCTAAAAAACATGAGAcatgacttcttcttcttcttacatTCAAATCAAACAGGTCAGCTTAGCGGAGGATTTTAAGTCCAAGCATGAAATCACtcagttaaagctgcagagtGTAAAAGGCAGATCAGTGTGAAGAGCACTCGTATGAAAGAACAACAGAAGAAACCTAAAAGCGAATGATTGGTGACTAAAAAACATTCTTTAATGTGGAGGGAGGACAGCTTAAGTCGCAACGCAAAAAGGTTTTAACAGAGCTCAAATGTTCACTTTCTGGCTTTTAACCACATCTCgtgctcttttcctttttatttcctttttatttagttCTCAATATCCATCATATATTTTAAGACTACATGATTTTAGTTAGCAGTACGAACAAGAGCTAAATAATGAACTGGGATGGACGAAGAGGATTTAATTCAAAGTGTCCATCATATCCTCATGGCTCACTGtgtgaaaagcagaaacaacaTGAATGAACTCACTGGTTCAAAGTACAAATACTCACCGGTTTGCCATCTGCGAAGGGATTGTACTCCTCCAGCCCTGGAGGAGCAGCCTGTCTTACCTGTGTCACTGATGGATCCTGACAAAACAGATTCAAAAAGACCTTAtgagaacagaaacaaacatgagaTGCACATGAAAAGCTCAACAAAGAGTGAGGAACAGTCTTGATGTATGTTCCCTCGTGTTCTTACcgaggacagcagcagaaatctgCACAGTGCCAGTAAAATGGCACATGTGAGCGTAAAAAGCCTCCATTATTCTGTCACATCAAGGCCAAACAGGCCTATAATTCAATACTGCCAAAGAAGGGATGATTCCAATAATTTTCACAGGAACATGTCTATAAATAGTCCACCacttttggggggggggggacatacAGAGAGCCTTTGTGGTTTTCTGCACTGGACACAAAACCTGCTAAAGCACTTTCTGATccttaaaaacacaagaaaatcaaAAGGTCGGTGTTCACAAACGCTCATGAACGTCAGTTTGAGTGtgcaaagacacaaagtgaACTAAAACACGGAGCTGAATATTCAGGAAAGAGCAAACTTTCAAAGCACAGTTTAATATCCTCCTGCAGCCAAGCTACAGTCACACACCTGTATCTCATGACAAGCTTACCATCAGCTGCTGTCCGTCTCGCACTACTTTCATTCAAACCGCGGCTCAGATTAACATCCAGTCTGCATAGTCCTGCAGTCCTGTCCTCATCCGgtctctgtcctgtcctctcgCTGTCTCCCTGACTCTTGTTCTGCCGAACGCACAGGCTGAAACTTGTCACCAGACCAGGGTCATCAATATTTCAGGCTATGTGTTTAAAGTTTAATGTCGCCCTGTTGCCcagccaaacaaaaacatgcacattccCCGAGTGTCGAGTTTTCGTCCTGAAATCTATACTCTCAGTGGTAAAAATCAAAAGATGGCCGTGCACGCTCCACTTGTTGCATGTGTGCAAACTGATCTCGTAGACATGGATTTCCTGTCGCCTAACGAGGCTCGAACCAGCAAACTTCCATCTCCATGACGCAGCTGACAATAAAACAGACATTGTGCTGCGTGATCTGCTGCACAAGTCTCAGCGGCCGATGACACTTCATCCCAgacttcaacactttgcacgCTGTGCTGTTTAAAGGTGGAGCTGCGATATGCAACACAGAGCCGGGTCAGCAAAGAGCACACCGGCAGGACTCCACGCTCTGAACGCAACTCACATTTCATTAAGCTGCTAATAAAACACAACGTGACATCTGTACTTTCTTTTGCTAAGGAGCATGGGAGACTAATCCCTGTGATTAGCCTACATGGGAGAAATAGGtcaaaacagaatgtgatgcaCGGCTGGGAGATGAAATTCAGCAGGAAAGGCACCACAGGGGATCAGATCACCACATGTCGCCATGATGCCACCATATGATTTCATGAAGAATTGAAGATAGCTCGGAGGAGGGAACAAAGCTGTTTCTCCTCAGGCCAACGAGCGCGTGCCAGCGAGTGACAGACGAACGGCAGGACAGCAGGGGTTCGCTGGACACGTCACTATGTTAATGCGGCTCCGTGAATAATTCACCTTCCACACGTCTGTACCGTCGCACTGTGCCGTCAGCGCCTTTCACCGCCTCGCACCGAGCGAGCAAGATGGTGGGATGACTTTTTACGTTTCTGTGACACATTACAGCCTCGAAAAGGGGAGGAATCAGGAATATCTGTGTCTGAGTATCGGCCAAttacagcaaatgaaaatgaacagttGATTACCTCATTTAAATATTAAGCGTGCTGATGACAGCTTTACAGATGTGAAGActgctctgcttttctttggaTAACATCTGAATTTAAGGAATACTTTGCTCTGTCTGATGGAGACATCTTTAGAAATCATGTCCGGCTACTTATGATGGGCAGAAACAATCTGTTGATTATGAACAGATAAATCATTTGGCCTGTAAAAATATCAGAGGAAACAGGTTGATGCTCATCACAATATCCTACAgcatttattgttattgttctACTATTATTTTTGGTGCAGGCGGGGCAGGGCTGCCACTCTGATCATTTCCATTATCACCTAATCTGTTCATTATTTCCTTCATTCGTCTTTGGCCCATAAAGGTCAGAATAGTGAAAAACAGACTTGCTGATGAAAGATTTTTGATGCAGATTTTGATATTTAGGAGTGAATAAACAAACAtccaaataaaatcagacaaTTATATCACTGCCACAATCAATTTTCTTTACACATCCCCTTTGcatagaaataaaaacagctgatgagATTCCTTTAAATTTTCCTTTTTGACAATGCAACGGTGGACAGCACAGGACATGTCCCAGCTGTCCACtccctggtggacaaactatgaaCTGCTGGCACTATTTCGAAACATCTTTATTTCAGCTTCTTGTCATTTAACAGCTGACGTTGGTCTACACTGATCTGATGCTGTTTATTACATCCGCCTGACTGATTTCTCAGGTGGCTTCTAGTTGAAAATGTGCATCACAGTTTCCTAAATGACAAACTGACGAGTTCAGAAAACTCATTTAGTTCGACCAGCAGTCCACAGCTCAGAGGTATTCACTAAACTATCACAGGAGAATATGTCACAAAAGCTAATAATCACACCTGAGTGGCAGGAAGCAGGGACTTTTCATTGAAGAATCAATATTTAATCAATCAGTTGTCAAAATAATCACTTGACTAATGAGTAAATCTGATCTTTTCTACTCTAATGAAAACGCTAATGAGCTTCTGGCCTGGGGCCCATGTTCAGTACACCTGATATGATGAGACAGAGGGAAACACCATCTTCAGGCTGGCTGACGGAGGTTTAAGGCTCAAGAGGACATGatcaaatgcatgctttcaccATGACTGGACACGAGTGTGTGCACGaggccagcagcaggaggcatGACAGTCATCTGTCCCAGAATAATCCCCTAAAACCCTGCACCTCTGCTTGAGTTGGTACTATCTGTGGCTTGTAGCAGAAAGTCCATAAAGTGACTCTAATCTAATTTCAGACTCACACTgaaaaatgcagtgaatgtcCAAAGTATGGCAGCGCTGAGTCAGGCAGAGAAATCTACATGCATGAAAACAGGAACAACATTTTAACACCAGAGATGTATTTCCTTAAaaacaaaggtgtgtgtgctccCTTTGTAAGTCCGTCAGACAGCCGGAAAGTTAAATCTGAAAAGTGCaaagagagcagaaagaaaagcacagagtctctataaaaacacacaaacacacctgactGAAAGCTAACACCTGCTCGATCAGCAGGAAGGCTAACACAAGTCATTGAACTAGCTAACACAATACCTGCTACCTTTACGTCAGGTCACACCAGTCAGGCAAAGAGTGAAAGTCTCTCACTAAAGCCGACCAATAAGTGCTTTAACGTCTGTTTTCAGTTGCTTTTAATATCTTTAAACTCAAATATCTTTACCACAGCTGCTTAACACAGAACAACCAGAGCCCGAGTACTGTTAACCCGTTACTAATGTGAAATAACGCAGATGCTAACGCTAATGCGGCTAACgctgctagctaacgttacctGGAAAGGGTTGTTGAACTCCGGGTCCGCGAACGGATTGCTGTCGAAATCCGACATTCTCCAAAGGGGATGTGGGTGGTTTCCGTTAAACGTGTTCCAAAGCTAACAATTGTGAGAAAAGTTTGAGATGGCGACTTGAAAGAAACGACTCGGTTTGAGGTGGACGCGACAGATGAGACGGAGGTGAAGTCAACTGTTGACTGTGTCCAGAAGAGATACtactgaggaggaggattgGTCACCAGCAGCGAACCAATGAGACACAAGCACACGCCGGGCGGAAGTAAAGAGTCGTCACTTCCTGGATCCAGAGGCGGAACTTAGTACATGTACTTAAGTAGTTGAGCACAAACTTTagaggtacttttacttcttttcttttcttttcttttcttttcttttcttttcttttcttttcttttcttttcttctattggcaaatattttcataatcacTGAAATCATTTTTCATCCAATAGGTTATTATAGGTTCAGATACCCAGCAgtgaataaaataattaaagtaagctccacctttaccagctgcaacactaAAGTGATGAACACGTTAATACAATTTGTCATCAATATTATTAAATACTAGATGCCATGAAAATACGACTGCCACAGAAAGTACTATTGCCGATATTCTTATGAGGAAAAACTACTAATGacatatgttgtattgcacttgagaaatactagtctgtgtatatgcacaatatatacagtttctAAGAATACTGTTACAGTGTAGACAATAACTaatattttgcacatttgtgaGAAATATTCAACAACGTAAAAATCACGTTGTATTTGTAATTTCAGTTAAAACGGTTTTTCCGTATGACGAGTTCGCAAGTTTtgactttctccctctctggttGCCGTTGTTACCTTGGCAACACAGCGGCTCGGGGCGTTTCGACCATAGATCTGTGATTCTAAACGAGACGTCAGTTTGTACATTAACGGGCGCCGTAAGACTTCGTACAGAGTGCGTTCTAGTTGACGCAGATCTGTGCGCTGTTTGCGGCTGGAGCGCTGTCATGTGACTCCAGCTTGTCCAGCTCACACTTCCGCCACTGCGTGTAAAAAGTTGGTTGAAATCTCGGAGAAGTTTGGCTTCGGCGGAACTTTAAACGCGACGTTACAGAAACGTTTCCAGAAGTTTCTGCGCCGTTTTTCAGCCGGAGGAGGAGCGGAATCCATTAAGTTTTTTAAACGCTAAGCATGTCGACGAGCGCCTTGTACAATGACCAAGGAGGAGCGGAGGCTGCCGTGGAAGCGGGTCAGGAGAGCACCCCGACCTCCTCCAGCACCGGAGCTGCCTTTGGACTCTTCAGCACGGACTTCAAAAAGTAAGCTAGCTTAGCGTGTGTTCCGTCTGCTAGCAGAATTGCTAATTTGTGGTAAGGTTGGACGGTTTTGGAGAACTTTGTGCGGCTAACGTCCAGCGTAGCGTACGCCGAAAGAGGCCAGAAAGAGTCCGCATCGTCAACAAGCTCGGCAGTGATGGCGACTGACGGTTAGCCGTTAACTAGCAAAACTGTTATGGATTTTGATCAGTCTCTGGGCCCTTTTGGATAACTTTTgtcttgttctgtgtgtgtcagcgtttGTCCGAGTAGGAAAAGCAGCTTCAGGTTCAGCTGCAGGATACAGTCTGAAGCCAAGgagaaaaagtggaaaaatgaacattttcccTTTGCACTGCACAAACTGATGATTTAGGAGAGTCAACCCGCCAAGAAACGGCTCAACAAAATATTTCTGGTGTCCAGATGATCAAAAAGAAACGGCTGTTGGCAAGATTGATGAATTTCCGTGGAGGTGAAGAAGTTCTGAAGAGCTGCCAGTGAAAGTTGTTAAGTTGACTTTTCATGGCATCGCGTGGAAATGTGAATACTGCACTTACGTGGTTTCTGTGGATTCATGGTGTCCTGTGAAGCCATGCAGGCTGCCCATAGTTATATGCTTCTTATACAGTTTGCATCAATGCGCAGGAAAGGTCTAATTAACGTCAGCTTCACTATAAAACTCATTAACCAGTCCATCAGTTTCTAGTCACTGCTCTGTGCTTCATAGAAATGTGCACAGTAGTGATTTTCTTCAGATTTAGCAGAATTGACACGCGGGCTTGCGGCTGAATGGCCTCCGCAGGTCTGTACAGTGCTGGAGGATGATGGTGCTgaacacatcaacacagcaaAGTGCGATTTTATCAGTGAGTGTAACAtccatttctttccatttctcacCAGTCAGACTCCCGTTAATGCACATACTGACAGTTACTCACAGTTACTGAAGTTTTCCACTCACAAATGTTGAAAACAACCAAGTGCCAACCGACATGCCTTAAACCTGCTGTCGTAAAATGAGCATACACCTGCATACCACATGGAAAGATGCTTTGGACTGGGCTGCCTTATCGTACAGTAGTCAAACAGAAAGATGAGAGCACATGCAAAACATCACTGGTCACTGCAGCAAAGACCGGGGAACAAGATCTGCTTGCCtcaccttttgtgttttttaataataaaCGTGT is drawn from Chaetodon trifascialis isolate fChaTrf1 chromosome 20, fChaTrf1.hap1, whole genome shotgun sequence and contains these coding sequences:
- the LOC139349116 gene encoding secretory carrier-associated membrane protein 1-like isoform X1, whose translation is MSDFDSNPFADPEFNNPFQDPSVTQVRQAAPPGLEEYNPFADGKPTPAGMAPKTAAPAINTQPAIMKPTEEPPAYSQPQTQEQSRGAAELLRRQEELERKAAELDRREREMQSLSASGGRKNNWPPLPEMLPVGPCFYHDITVDIPVEFQKTVKIMYYLWMFHTGTLLANMVGCLAWFCVDAYRGVDFGLSILWFMLFTPCSFVCWYRPLYGAFRSDSSFRFFVFFFVYICQFGVYVLQCIGIAGWGASGWISALTGLNRSVPVGIIMILIAALFTSLAVMSLIMFKKVHAMYRTTGASFERAQQEFATGVMSNKTVQAAAANAASRAAQGTFKEQI
- the LOC139349116 gene encoding secretory carrier-associated membrane protein 1-like isoform X2; the encoded protein is MKVVRDGQQLMDPSVTQVRQAAPPGLEEYNPFADGKPTPAGMAPKTAAPAINTQPAIMKPTEEPPAYSQPQTQEQSRGAAELLRRQEELERKAAELDRREREMQSLSASGGRKNNWPPLPEMLPVGPCFYHDITVDIPVEFQKTVKIMYYLWMFHTGTLLANMVGCLAWFCVDAYRGVDFGLSILWFMLFTPCSFVCWYRPLYGAFRSDSSFRFFVFFFVYICQFGVYVLQCIGIAGWGASGWISALTGLNRSVPVGIIMILIAALFTSLAVMSLIMFKKVHAMYRTTGASFERAQQEFATGVMSNKTVQAAAANAASRAAQGTFKEQI